In Treponema sp. OMZ 798, the following proteins share a genomic window:
- a CDS encoding response regulator, which translates to MISKQDFPNINERAPEGKKPDGTPYKILVVDDSIFVTKQIGQILNSEGYEVVATAVDGFEGVEKYKELCPNVDLVTMDITMPKMDGLTALEQIMAFDKNAKVVMISALGKEELVKKALLLGAKNYIVKPLDRKKVLERVAGVLGIS; encoded by the coding sequence ATGATATCAAAACAGGACTTTCCCAATATTAACGAGAGGGCACCTGAAGGGAAAAAACCGGATGGAACACCTTACAAGATTTTGGTTGTTGATGATTCTATATTTGTTACAAAGCAAATCGGACAGATATTGAATAGTGAAGGCTATGAGGTTGTTGCTACCGCTGTTGACGGATTTGAGGGCGTTGAAAAATATAAAGAACTATGTCCCAATGTTGACCTCGTAACAATGGATATTACGATGCCTAAAATGGACGGTCTAACCGCCTTAGAGCAGATAATGGCCTTTGATAAAAATGCCAAGGTTGTTATGATAAGTGCTCTCGGAAAGGAAGAACTTGTAAAAAAAGCTCTTTTGCTTGGAGCCAAAAACTATATCGTAAAGCCGCTTGACCGCAAAAAGGTTTTGGAGCGTGTCGCCGGTGTCCTAGGTATTTCCTAA
- a CDS encoding AAA family ATPase has translation MFLKSLEIFGFKSFPDRVKIEFADGITALLGPNGCGKSNVVDAVKWVLGEQSSRTLRADKMEDVIFNGTEKRNQLNVAEVTLTISNEKGLLNLDLSEIAIKRRLYRSGESEYFINNQPAKLREIRELFWDTGVGKAAYSVMEQGKIDQILSSKPEERRYLFEEAAGITKFKVKRQDAERKLEKTQENMKQIEAALAEVRRSYDTLKIQSEQTIKYRELKDSLFEHERDIQLLRLKSFVDGLAAKKQSLKEASEKRDAIQEQIDGIHGLLSENMDIVNEMEEKFNAYRTKVLNLAIEQKGKQEQVQIYNKRRSELKLKLNQLEAKTSSTKENIESLEEDISEKNADVFEFKKQVTAIEKNAEEFEKNIDLASHQITSNKEEVKGLEDDIKRLDDMRGAMELELKSITEDIVTELDKNLRSAGYSSANRLEAEKDLDGALNRLKVLITGKKAIFSDFASIENHSADDVKKFAEDSVQSFSSLLSISDEIQNALEKYKKSSAGFIDEFLAPEGIITKKRAVDTAILENRQSIENNRTKIAGLIEENNELSVKINDYRKTLEDLRVNRARIDAQAKNAEDQVKLLERQLSSEKKMLHDLESEFFTEEKQLKQTEEDISELEGEINSLEYEGRKISAELEKLENEISIKNSDLASKRGKVDKLTAELSKANSLLEKFHFDLAGIEADIRNTKENFREKHSRELMEFEERMFTITSSVNDLRESLSSIKQKLDSLGRVNFMAPEEFESVKERYEFLNKHISDLDKARADLQRITDEITAESTELFLDTYNKIKKNFHNMFRRLFGGGRAEIRLTDPKNVLESGIEIFAQPPGKKLENINLLSGGEKSMTAVALLFATYMVKPSPFCLLDEIDAALDEQNVTRFVTTLREFANVSQYIVITHNKKTVLGANAMLGVTMEESGVSKVIAIRLDNETELESKTIDLVNEPFVEEEVEPEEGIYIPPHPPKRIKTVNGEEEVSEKDDRLEE, from the coding sequence ATGTTTCTTAAAAGTCTTGAAATTTTCGGATTTAAGTCCTTTCCCGATAGAGTAAAAATTGAATTTGCAGATGGTATAACAGCCCTCCTAGGTCCCAACGGCTGCGGAAAGAGTAATGTAGTGGATGCCGTAAAATGGGTACTTGGAGAACAATCGTCCCGTACCTTACGTGCCGATAAAATGGAAGACGTTATCTTTAACGGTACCGAAAAGAGGAATCAGCTTAATGTTGCAGAAGTAACATTGACTATAAGCAATGAAAAGGGTCTTTTGAATTTGGATTTAAGCGAAATAGCTATAAAGAGGCGTCTTTATCGTTCAGGGGAAAGCGAGTATTTTATAAATAATCAGCCGGCAAAACTGCGTGAAATTAGAGAGCTTTTTTGGGATACGGGAGTTGGGAAAGCTGCATATTCAGTTATGGAGCAGGGTAAAATCGATCAGATCCTTTCGAGCAAGCCTGAGGAGAGGCGTTATCTCTTTGAAGAGGCTGCCGGTATAACAAAATTTAAGGTAAAAAGACAGGATGCTGAAAGAAAGCTCGAAAAAACCCAAGAAAATATGAAGCAGATTGAAGCTGCTTTGGCAGAGGTACGCAGATCCTATGATACCCTGAAAATTCAATCGGAACAGACGATTAAGTACCGGGAGCTAAAGGATTCTCTTTTTGAACACGAAAGGGATATTCAGCTTTTACGCTTAAAAAGCTTTGTAGACGGGCTTGCCGCAAAAAAGCAAAGCTTAAAAGAAGCCTCCGAAAAGAGAGATGCCATACAGGAACAAATTGACGGTATTCACGGACTCCTTTCCGAAAATATGGATATTGTAAACGAGATGGAAGAAAAGTTTAATGCTTACCGTACAAAGGTACTAAACCTAGCCATCGAACAAAAGGGTAAGCAGGAGCAGGTTCAAATTTACAATAAACGCCGTTCCGAGCTAAAACTAAAGTTAAATCAACTTGAAGCAAAGACCTCTTCGACGAAGGAAAATATTGAAAGCCTAGAGGAAGACATTTCCGAAAAAAATGCCGATGTTTTTGAGTTTAAAAAACAGGTTACTGCAATCGAGAAAAACGCTGAAGAGTTTGAAAAAAACATAGACTTGGCAAGCCATCAGATTACTTCAAACAAGGAAGAAGTAAAAGGGCTTGAAGACGATATAAAACGGCTTGACGATATGAGAGGGGCTATGGAGCTTGAGTTAAAGTCCATAACCGAGGATATCGTTACCGAGCTCGATAAAAATTTAAGATCTGCCGGTTATTCATCGGCAAATAGGTTAGAGGCTGAAAAAGACTTGGATGGGGCCTTAAACCGTTTAAAAGTTTTAATTACCGGAAAAAAAGCTATATTTTCGGACTTTGCCTCTATAGAAAATCATTCTGCAGATGATGTAAAAAAATTCGCAGAAGATTCCGTTCAAAGTTTTTCATCCCTTTTATCTATAAGCGATGAAATTCAAAATGCTCTTGAAAAGTATAAAAAATCCTCGGCAGGCTTTATTGACGAATTTTTGGCTCCGGAAGGTATCATTACAAAAAAAAGAGCAGTCGATACCGCTATCTTGGAAAACAGGCAATCTATCGAAAATAACCGCACTAAAATTGCAGGGCTGATAGAAGAAAATAACGAGCTTTCCGTCAAGATAAACGACTACCGCAAAACCCTTGAAGACCTGCGAGTAAACAGAGCAAGGATAGATGCTCAGGCAAAAAATGCCGAAGATCAGGTTAAGCTTTTAGAGCGCCAGCTTTCTTCGGAGAAAAAAATGCTCCATGACCTTGAAAGCGAATTTTTTACCGAAGAAAAACAGTTAAAGCAAACGGAAGAAGATATTTCGGAACTTGAAGGCGAGATAAATTCTTTGGAGTATGAGGGAAGAAAGATAAGTGCCGAGCTCGAAAAACTTGAAAACGAAATCTCGATAAAAAACTCCGACCTTGCCAGCAAGAGGGGAAAGGTTGATAAACTCACTGCAGAACTTTCAAAGGCAAATTCTCTTTTGGAAAAATTCCACTTTGATCTTGCAGGGATTGAAGCCGATATTCGTAACACAAAGGAAAATTTCAGGGAAAAACATTCCAGAGAACTTATGGAATTTGAAGAAAGGATGTTTACCATTACCTCATCGGTAAACGACCTTAGAGAAAGCCTTTCTTCGATTAAGCAAAAACTTGATTCTTTGGGCAGAGTAAACTTTATGGCTCCCGAAGAATTCGAAAGCGTTAAAGAGCGTTATGAATTTTTAAATAAACATATAAGCGATCTTGATAAGGCTCGTGCAGACTTGCAGCGTATTACCGACGAAATAACGGCCGAATCTACCGAGCTTTTTTTGGACACCTACAATAAGATTAAAAAGAATTTTCATAATATGTTTAGGCGGCTTTTCGGAGGAGGAAGAGCCGAAATACGCTTAACAGATCCGAAAAATGTGCTTGAATCGGGAATAGAAATTTTTGCTCAGCCTCCCGGTAAAAAACTTGAAAATATAAATCTCTTATCGGGCGGTGAAAAATCCATGACTGCGGTAGCCCTTTTATTTGCAACCTATATGGTAAAGCCGTCTCCATTCTGTCTTCTCGATGAAATTGATGCGGCTCTCGATGAACAAAACGTTACCAGGTTTGTTACGACTCTTCGTGAATTTGCAAATGTCAGCCAATACATAGTTATTACTCATAATAAAAAGACTGTTTTGGGTGCAAATGCCATGCTCGGTGTTACCATGGAAGAATCGGGGGTTTCAAAGGTTATAGCCATAAGGCTGGATAACGAAACGGAGCTTGAATCAAAAACTATAGACTTGGTTAACGAGCCCTTTGTAGAAGAAGAAGTTGAACCGGAGGAGGGAATCTATATTCCGCCCCATCCGCCTAAGAGGATAAAAACCGTAAACGGTGAGGAGGAAGTTTCAGAAAAAGATGATAGACTTGAAGAGTAA
- a CDS encoding chemotaxis protein CheX, which yields MRVEYINPFSEAAYNILSQVLSEDIKRGDLYLKSTCMPVMGVAAIVGLAGDVEGRVIFDMTLDTALKIASAMNNEELTEFDELARATITELANLITAQAVTKLHDLGFKFDLTPPALFTGDNMKISNNDIEALIVPMTAPQGKVEINVAIRDRV from the coding sequence ATGCGTGTAGAGTATATTAATCCGTTTAGCGAAGCTGCTTACAATATCCTGTCACAAGTTTTGAGTGAGGATATAAAACGCGGCGACTTGTACCTAAAATCGACTTGTATGCCGGTTATGGGTGTCGCAGCCATTGTCGGTCTTGCCGGGGATGTTGAGGGCCGGGTTATATTTGATATGACCTTGGACACAGCTTTAAAGATTGCCTCTGCAATGAATAACGAAGAGTTGACAGAATTTGATGAGCTTGCTCGCGCAACGATTACGGAATTGGCTAATCTTATTACGGCACAAGCTGTAACAAAGCTTCATGATTTAGGATTTAAGTTTGACCTAACTCCTCCGGCTTTGTTCACAGGCGATAATATGAAGATATCCAATAACGATATTGAGGCTTTAATAGTTCCGATGACTGCCCCTCAGGGTAAAGTAGAAATCAACGTTGCAATTCGTGATCGAGTATAA
- a CDS encoding helix-turn-helix domain-containing protein, whose translation MKVLVFDRKIETLAFLCEKLENHGIITIAAENGSKFICNYLDPELDAIIVAKKELSHYSLNEAQLLKKIYKDITICSYIHEDCYNIKNINIVSSSLIPENIRGNEKILKIILAKCKRRPDFNKDYIYSLPKKSGILLKHLLINRQKGLSDEEISTIFWGEKIPSKQNSIYNHVYNLKKSLKESFSNRYTILKANKRYRLIKLKKEA comes from the coding sequence ATGAAAGTATTAGTTTTTGATAGAAAAATAGAAACTCTCGCTTTTTTGTGTGAAAAGTTGGAAAATCATGGAATTATAACTATTGCTGCAGAAAACGGCAGCAAATTTATATGTAATTATTTGGATCCGGAATTGGATGCAATAATTGTAGCAAAAAAAGAATTAAGTCATTATAGCTTAAATGAAGCTCAATTGTTAAAAAAGATATACAAGGATATTACAATTTGCAGCTATATTCACGAAGATTGCTATAATATAAAAAATATCAATATAGTAAGCTCTTCCTTAATACCTGAAAATATAAGAGGAAACGAAAAAATCCTCAAAATTATTCTTGCAAAATGTAAAAGACGGCCGGATTTTAATAAGGACTATATCTATAGTCTGCCTAAAAAGTCCGGAATCTTGCTAAAGCATTTACTTATAAACAGGCAAAAAGGGCTAAGCGATGAAGAGATAAGCACAATTTTTTGGGGAGAAAAAATTCCTTCAAAACAAAACAGCATCTACAATCATGTTTATAATCTAAAAAAGTCCCTCAAAGAAAGTTTTAGCAATAGATATACAATCTTAAAAGCAAACAAGCGTTACAGACTGATAAAACTAAAAAAAGAGGCTTAA
- a CDS encoding CheR family methyltransferase has product MEEMKELKVNAGLGIGDTDSLHDQMIVVDFKMVTFSLAGKDYAIDIMRVKEIAKAGNFTYVPNTSPFVLGVYNLRGDIIPIIDLRIFFNIPVPARKKNQPESMVIINVQDQTFGVVVDFIDKVVGVSSSTIQPPHPIFGDINIKYIHGVVENGGRLYILLDVDKIFASRQQKEEVKEDLTPVAASVVREPVKLQVGQSSENLDIKFIGDTLSAMGKFYISAVNENWVKERYLEWKDMRPSGNLQIQSENDAGEFLSSFLSPFTKRFWSEAYINAYYKMLPENTSSVINVWCIGCGQGYEAYSLAVLLRMRYPRAHIKIFANDSDLLAISNAPMLSVPDEVASGIYEPYITKTASGSLTFLKEIKDMILFEYHDCTHQNVVPDIDIIVARDVLSFMNPNVQRTMIEEFREKLKNSGLIILGHNEAMPKQDGWLRNSSGDIVIFTKE; this is encoded by the coding sequence ATGGAAGAAATGAAAGAACTAAAGGTAAATGCAGGCTTAGGCATAGGAGATACGGATTCTCTACATGATCAGATGATTGTCGTAGATTTTAAGATGGTAACTTTTTCCCTAGCCGGTAAGGACTATGCAATAGATATTATGCGTGTTAAGGAAATAGCAAAGGCCGGAAACTTTACCTATGTACCCAATACTTCTCCATTTGTATTGGGTGTATACAACCTCCGGGGCGATATAATTCCGATAATTGATTTGCGTATTTTCTTTAATATTCCGGTACCTGCTCGCAAAAAAAATCAGCCTGAAAGTATGGTTATAATAAATGTTCAAGATCAGACCTTCGGCGTTGTAGTAGACTTTATCGATAAGGTAGTGGGTGTATCCAGCAGTACCATTCAGCCACCGCATCCTATCTTCGGTGATATAAATATCAAATATATTCACGGTGTTGTAGAAAACGGAGGCCGCTTATATATTCTGCTTGATGTAGATAAGATATTTGCCTCACGTCAACAAAAAGAAGAAGTTAAGGAAGATTTGACTCCTGTTGCGGCGAGTGTGGTAAGGGAACCTGTAAAGCTTCAGGTGGGCCAGTCTTCAGAAAATTTGGATATAAAATTCATAGGCGATACCTTATCCGCTATGGGTAAATTCTATATTTCTGCCGTTAATGAAAATTGGGTCAAGGAGAGATATTTAGAGTGGAAGGATATGCGTCCTTCAGGGAACTTGCAAATTCAATCGGAAAACGATGCCGGAGAATTTTTATCGTCTTTCTTGTCGCCTTTTACAAAACGTTTTTGGAGCGAGGCCTATATAAATGCTTATTATAAAATGCTCCCCGAAAATACTTCTTCCGTAATTAATGTTTGGTGTATAGGATGCGGTCAGGGATACGAAGCATACAGTCTTGCCGTTCTATTAAGAATGCGTTATCCGCGTGCTCACATAAAGATTTTTGCAAATGATTCGGATTTGTTGGCTATTTCAAATGCTCCTATGCTTTCGGTTCCCGATGAGGTTGCTTCGGGTATTTATGAGCCCTATATTACAAAGACTGCTTCCGGAAGTTTGACATTTTTAAAAGAGATAAAGGATATGATTCTTTTTGAGTACCATGATTGTACTCATCAAAATGTCGTTCCCGATATAGATATAATTGTTGCAAGAGATGTTTTGTCTTTTATGAATCCCAATGTTCAGAGAACTATGATAGAAGAATTTAGGGAAAAACTGAAAAATTCCGGACTTATAATTCTGGGTCATAATGAGGCAATGCCCAAGCAAGATGGTTGGCTGCGAAACAGCTCCGGTGATATTGTAATTTTTACAAAAGAATAA